The window CCGATTTGCCAGCCAAAGTATACAGTTCCTACAGGCTTCTTTGCTGAACCACCATCCGGACCGGCAATACCGGTTATGGCAATTGATACATCTGTATTACATAACGCCTTAACACCGCGCGCCATTGCCCTTGCACAGCATTCACTCACCGCACCATGCCGTTCTAAAATATCTGTCTTTACATGTAAAACATCCGTTTTTATTCTGTTGTCATAGCTTACAACTCCACCAACAAACACCTTTGACGCTCCGGAAACATCGGTAATTAATCTTTGAACCAAGCCCCCTGTACAAGATTCTGCAACAGCAAGGCTTATACTTTTAGCCTTAAGCAAATGAATTAACATACCTGCCGGACTATCGTGATCGTATCCCCAAATATATTCACTCACTTTGCTGTGCACATAATCTTCGGCAATTCTAATTAACTCGCGATTGCTTCCATATAGCCTCAAATCCACTCTCCCGGTTTGAGGAAGCCACGCCAATTTTACACCCTGAGGTAGTTCTTCCAAATGCAACAATTCAGCTAGAGCGGATTCAGCTATTCCATAAGTGTGAATATTCCTTATATGTAGTCTATTAGCTTGGGGATATGCCTGCAACAAAAGAGACTGGATATGATTTTCGAACACATATTGCATCTCCAAAGGCACGCCCTGAAGCACAAAAAGGTGTTTGCCACCATTGCCATAGTACAATCCGGGGGCTGTTCCACGCGCATTATCTAAAACCGTAAATCCCTCTGGAACCATAGCCTGAGTTCTATTTGTACTCGGCATAAAGAGCCCCCTTATGGAAAACATATCCTGCACTTTCCTGTACACATCTTCATGAAAGCATAAATCTTTGCCAAAATATGCAGCTATGGCATTCTTAGTAACATCATCTTGCGTAGGGCCCAATCCCCCCGTACTTATAATAACATCGTATTTATTCCAACATTCAGCAAGGGCATCAATTATTGCTTGATGATCGTCTTGAATAGTAACACTGTACTCCACTGGAATACCCAAATCTGCCATATTGCTGCCCAAATAGGCTAAATTACTGTTTAATGTTTGCCCTAATAGCAATTCGTTACCTATGCAGATCACTGCGCTCTTAAAGCTCATACTAGTAAGATTTGGCAAATACTACTCTACGTTTGGAGGGCTTATTACAACAAATACAGAATCCATCTTCCTGCTTAGCGTCAAAAGGTATGCAGCGAATGGTAACCTTAAGCTCGTCTTTGATCTTTTCTTCGCATGCAACCTCTCCACACCAATGAGATAGGGCAAATCCGCCATGAATCTCAGGCTGATCTGAATTCGTGGGTGTAAAGAACTTGTAGAATTCACTCGGATCATCTATTACAATCGTGTTTTCCCTGCGAAAGTCTAATGCTCGTTGATAGAAAGAATTTTGGATTTCGGGTAAAACTTTAAGGACATAAGTTTTCAATTCACCAATAGCTATGCTTTGCTTATCTCTCGGCTCTTTATCTCGTCTAGCCAGCATCACAGAGTTCGCTGCCACATCTCGAGGTCCAATTTCCAAACGCAATGGGATTCCTTTTTTTATCCAATACCAATTACGTTCGCTTCCGGTCAAATCTCTATCATCTAGTTCTGTATAGATGCGCACTCCTTCAAAGCTTTCATGCGCAAATTCATCTATTATGTGTTCACACAATTTCATTACTTGCTCTTTTTCAGTGTCGTCACGATAAATCGGAATCAGAGCAATATGCGAAGGAGCAATCTTTGGCGGTAATACCAATCCGTTGTCATCACTATGAGCCATAATTAATGCTCCAATTAAGCGGGTTGATACTCCCCAAGATGTAGTCCAGGCGTGCTCAAATTCGCCATTTCTGCTTTGAAACTTGATGCCAGAAGCTTGGGCAAAGTTCTGTCCCAAAAAATGAGATGTCCCAGCTTGCAAAGCTTTTTTATCTTGCATCATGGCCTCAATACAATAAGTGTTTACAGCTCCGGGAAACTTCTCACCTTCAGTTTTTTCACCCTGAATAACCGGTAGGGCAAGGTATTCTGCCGCAAATCGGGCA is drawn from Candidatus Cloacimonadota bacterium and contains these coding sequences:
- a CDS encoding CinA family nicotinamide mononucleotide deamidase-related protein; this translates as MPNLTSMSFKSAVICIGNELLLGQTLNSNLAYLGSNMADLGIPVEYSVTIQDDHQAIIDALAECWNKYDVIISTGGLGPTQDDVTKNAIAAYFGKDLCFHEDVYRKVQDMFSIRGLFMPSTNRTQAMVPEGFTVLDNARGTAPGLYYGNGGKHLFVLQGVPLEMQYVFENHIQSLLLQAYPQANRLHIRNIHTYGIAESALAELLHLEELPQGVKLAWLPQTGRVDLRLYGSNRELIRIAEDYVHSKVSEYIWGYDHDSPAGMLIHLLKAKSISLAVAESCTGGLVQRLITDVSGASKVFVGGVVSYDNRIKTDVLHVKTDILERHGAVSECCARAMARGVKALCNTDVSIAITGIAGPDGGSAKKPVGTVYFGWQIGDKEFSMHKVFTGDRESIRFKASEAAILELIKTLRSF
- a CDS encoding proline--tRNA ligase, whose protein sequence is GHRNAYFPLFIPKSYFEKEAEHVEGFAKECAVVTHSRLEDDGKGGLQVAGELTEPLIVRPTSETIIGASFAKWVNSYRDLPLLINQWANIVRWEMRTRLFLRTAEFLWQEGHTVHESSEEAMDETRKMLEVYARFAAEYLALPVIQGEKTEGEKFPGAVNTYCIEAMMQDKKALQAGTSHFLGQNFAQASGIKFQSRNGEFEHAWTTSWGVSTRLIGALIMAHSDDNGLVLPPKIAPSHIALIPIYRDDTEKEQVMKLCEHIIDEFAHESFEGVRIYTELDDRDLTGSERNWYWIKKGIPLRLEIGPRDVAANSVMLARRDKEPRDKQSIAIGELKTYVLKVLPEIQNSFYQRALDFRRENTIVIDDPSEFYKFFTPTNSDQPEIHGGFALSHWCGEVACEEKIKDELKVTIRCIPFDAKQEDGFCICCNKPSKRRVVFAKSY